In the Balaenoptera musculus isolate JJ_BM4_2016_0621 chromosome 2, mBalMus1.pri.v3, whole genome shotgun sequence genome, CTCATATACTCACACTGAGACTAATAATATTTTGGgataatttatttggaaatgaaaaatttatcatGAATTTAATAGTTAATAATTTTCCAAACGCTTAGTCTTGGTATTAATGAATTCATCAAATCTATGATATTCAGCCAGGTATTGAAAGCCAGTCAGATTCAAGTAGTTTACTTGCCATGGTTTAAACTTTACAAATTGTCATCTGATTAACTATTTGCTATATCAATTATCAAGGGCGATAGTGATCTATATACCCATTAAGAAAAGGTATTATTAAATCCTGGATCCTCTAAGCTGTTCTCTTTTGTTCAAAGTTGAGTCAGAACTCAAATAATTGGACCCACTGAGTCAAGATCTTTCAACAATATTCAAATGAACTTCTTCATAATATCAGTTTTCCATGAAAATATTCCAATGCCATGAAAAAACCTGTTACGCCCAACACTCTTAATTTAAATTCTGCAAGTGGACACCATCAGAATACCACAAGGCTGTGCAACTGAGTGAGAATGTTCTGGGTCAAAAGACAAAAGAGCAATATTTTTTCTCGGGCTTCTCTAAGTAGTCTTAATCTGATGTATATTTGTAGAATTCAGGAGTCCATGAATTCCTGAATATATGTTCACAATTTTGatgatttgtgcatttttccataaaaataaccTATAAATTTCAACAGATTTTTCAAATGGACTCATAATTGCAAAATGCTTGCAAACACTGCACTAACATTTAGGCAAGATACTTCACATCTCTCAGCTCTGGCTTATTTTCATGAATTTAGACTAAATGAATAGATTCTAactttaattttctattgttcTGAGAACAAAGCTGATGATACAAAATCTCAGACAGAGATCTCTGCTCTTTGCACTGGATATATTAGAGTAGTTTTCCCAAGATTTAAATATTGGTTACTTACTTCTTCTTAACAGCTGTCTTCACTTCCTGGTTTGTCAGCGTATAGATAAGTGGATTCAGAAACAGAGTTAAGATGGtatagaaaagagagagaaatttgtcCACCAGGAAGTCTGTGAAAGGCCACACATAGATGAAGATGCAGGGCCCAAAGAACATTCACATAACTATGAAATGTGCTGTACAGGTAGAAAAAGCCTTAGATGATCCTGTGGAGGAGAGGTCCTTGATAGTGACAAGAACAATGATGTAGGAAGTGAGCAAAAGCAGAAAACTTATAAGAGCAATCACACCACTGGTTGAAATCATGAAGATTCCAAgaacatatatatctatacacgCCAGCTGGATGACTAAAGGAAGGTCACAGAAGAAACTGTCTATAACATTGGGACCACAGAAGGGTAAATAGAGGGTAAAAGCTAACTGGCTCACTGTATGCAGGAAGCCCACCGTACAAGAAGTTACCACAAGCCCAACAAACACTCTTTGGCTCTTAATTGATGAATAATGGAGAGGTTTGCATATGGCAATGTACCTGTCAAAAGACATGGAGATGAGCAGCACAATCTCAGTCCCAGTGAAGAGGTGCAAAAAGAAGATCTGAGAAATGCAGCCCTCAAAGGAGATGGTCTTGTGCTGAGCAAGGAAGTCCATGATCATCTTTGGAGTGGCGAAGGAGGACAGGCACATGTCAATGAGAGACAGGTTGCTGAGTAGGAAGTACATGG is a window encoding:
- the LOC118890996 gene encoding olfactory receptor 4K3-like, producing the protein MCLSSFATPKMIMDFLAQHKTISFEGCISQIFFLHLFTGTEIVLLISMSFDRYIAICKPLHYSSIKSQRVFVGLVVTSCTVGFLHTVSQLAFTLYLPFCGPNVIDSFFCDLPLVIQLACIDIYVLGIFMISTSGVIALISFLLLLTSYIIVLVTIKDLSSTGSSKAFSTCTAHFIVM